A single region of the Triticum dicoccoides isolate Atlit2015 ecotype Zavitan chromosome 2B, WEW_v2.0, whole genome shotgun sequence genome encodes:
- the LOC119361819 gene encoding putative disease resistance protein RGA3 yields MEEAAYPVGLDPARLAEAPRLVGSVSRAIEGLATEIQSRGGLHGHVSRAWGRGWKAPFPELEVLKVHMLKIWFISADADPPRAGDKALAKQARDATYLVDGLQDMIQYSMLLSYLAPRAKIQFKLLSALRCLLAFGFSNPNKILRGIKLVNEETRRLGHLLEKEKAAGNPLPPPPYSGKQVLQRGLVFGRHKDANEIVQMLIQPCGKPATERIVSIVGPGGIGKTTLAQMVSNDARVRLHFDVTCWVSLSSVSSKVELAAEILRLAHPAWDGSAEKMLDFQMLQSELHRFVTSKRYLIILDDVCCSSTDESWLDMFTPLQSADIGSRVLVTSRTNTVPHMLGASQMYNVNPLTSDDCWALLKEHAFPSDTEDVHPDLELVGRKIAAKISGLPLAAKLLGGVLRASRSESHWMNILETELQDNTVSPAMRLSYKYLPAHLKRCFAYCSLFRHAYKFDPAHLSRLWIAEGFVQLQGSADKRMEDIAREYFDLLLSRSFFQEIKLGPKTYYLMHSLLHDLAKSVAAEDCFHIEDGMKCDIPSTVRHLSVTLHSLPALTSFRGLEELRTLLIRPSITSSSSTFQEDFAVNLKSILEKSKHLRVLDLSGYNSKELPYCIYELLHLRYLSIHGSIQRLSESIAKLLHLQTLCITGKCSLEKLPASISILVNLRHLMVEIKYTAGFVGIGQLTNMQGSLELRIEKREGHKLEELKNINGLRGLLKIKGLQNVSSYEEACKAELNKKLHLNSLNLEWSSASRNSSPCADAKVLEGLQPHQDIKVLHIRRYCGTKAPSWLEPLQQLRSLHLINCRSLCILPPLGNLGSLRYLHMKELCAIDQIGQEFYGTGDVAFPSLSVLEFDDFPKLRQWAGIEDKNSFPCLESLSLIDCPELIQIPLLPQATREVTIERTRLIPYMRLAPLSSSSEMLQLDVCASSVVLDRLLYRHNIESIAVLNISGAEQLVASGQLGSLVSLQRLELSQCGLTDQALRSFLQDLPCLSSLEIIDLPNITSLPVSGTVKFCTMLTELCIRNCQSLCSLSSLQYFGSLKYLVVERCPEVTATSFPVNLMSLAYLKVLRLSYCTELQSLPALPSSLETLHIFGCHPALSRQSRNRNGNYVEKLAVAPSVLIQ; encoded by the coding sequence ATGGAGGAAGCAGCGTATCCCGTTGGTTTGGATCCTGCAAGGCTGGCGGAGGCGCCGCGGCTGGTGGGCTCGGTTTCTCGGGCCATCGAGGGACTGGCCACCGAGATCCAATCGCGCGGCGGCCTGCACGGCCACGTCTCCCGGGCGTGGGGGCGCGGCTGGAAGGCGCCCTTCCCGGAGCTGGAGGTGCTCAAGGTCCACATGCTCAAGATCTGGTTCATCTCCGCCGACGCCGACCCGCCGCGTGCCGGTGACAAGGcgctggctaagcaagccagagacgcCACCTATTTGGTGGATGGACTTCAGGACATGATTCAGTACAGTATGCTTCTATCCTACCTAGCCCCGCGCGCCAAGATTCAATTCAAGCTGCTTTCCGCTCTGAGGTGCCTGCTTGCTTTCGGGTTTTCAAATCCAAACAAGATCTTGAGGGGCATCAAACTTGTGAATGAAGAAACTCGCAGGCTTGGCCATCTGCTGGAAAAGGAAAAGGCCGCTGGCAATCCTCTGCCGCCGCCACCTTATTCGGGCAAGCAAGTTCTTCAGAGGGGGCTAGTATTTGGGCGCCACAAGGATGCCAATGAAATCGTGCAGATGCTCATCCAGCCGTGCGGTAAGCCTGCAACTGAGAGGATTGTCTCCATTGTTGGTCCGGGGGGCATAGGGAAGACCACGCTGGCTCAGATGGTATCCAATGATGCAAGAGTCAGGCTGCATTTTGATGTCACATGTTGGGTATCCCTTTCCAGTGTTTCTAGCAAAGTGGAGCTTGCTGCAGAGATCTTAAGGTTGGCTCACCCAGCTTGGGATGGGTCTGCTGAGAAGATGCTGGATTTTCAGATGCTTCAGTCTGAGCTCCATCGGTTTGTTACATCCAAAAGGTATCTCATTATTCTAGATGATGTTTGTTGTAGCAGCACGGATGAATCCTGGCTGGACATGTTCACTCCTCTGCAGTCTGCAGATATTGGGAGCAGAGTTTTGGTGACTTCTCGCACCAACACCGTGCCTCACATGCTGGGTGCATCACAGATGTACAATGTAAACCCGCTTACTAGTGACGACTGCTGGGCCCTGCTTAAGGAACATGCTTTTCCGAGTGATACCGAGGATGTCCATCCAGATCTTGAGCTGGTCGGGAGGAAAATTGCTGCAAAAATCAGTGGATTACCTTTGGCTGCCAAGTTGCTGGGAGGGGTGCTAAGAGCTTCAAGGAGTGAGTCACACTGGATGAATATCTTGGAAACAGAACTGCAAGACAACACTGTTTCCCCCGCTATGCGCTTGAGCTATAAGTACCTGCCAGCACACCTCAAGCGATGCTTTGCATACTGCAGTTTGTTTCGACATGCTTATAAGTTTGATCCAGCACACTTGTCCCGTCTTTGGATTGCCGAGGGTTTTGTTCAACTGCAAGGCAGCGCTGACAAAAGGATGGAAGACATAGCTAGAGAATATTTTGATCTGCTCCTTTCACGCTCTTTTTTTCAGGaaatcaagcttggacccaagacatACTACTTGATGCACAGTTTACTGCATGATCTTGCAAAGTCTGTTGCAGCGGAGGACTGCTTCCATATTGAAGATGGCATGAAATGTGACATCCCATCAACAGTGCGCCATTTGTCGGTCACTTTGCACAGTCTACCTGCTCTCACGAGCTTCCGTGGGCTAGAGGAGCTGCGCACCTTGTTAATCCGACCATCAATTACgtcctcctccagcaccttccaggAGGATTTTGCTGTGAATTTAAAAAGTATCCTGGAGAAGTCAAAGCATTTGCGTGTTCTTGATCTCAGCGGCTATAACTCCAAAGAGTTGCCTTATTGCATCTATGAATTGCTGCACCTCCGTTACCTATCTATCCATGGCTCCATCCAAAGACTATCTGAGTCCATTGCCAAGCTTCTGCATCTGCAAACATTGTGCATCACTGGAAAATGTTCCCTTGAGAAGCTTCCTGCGAGCATTAGTATCTTGGTCAATCTGCGGCATCTTATGGTTGAAATAAAGTATACTGCAGGATTTGTAGGCATTGGCCAGCTGACAAACATGCAGGGATCACTTGAGCTCCGCATTGAGAAGAGGGAAGGACATAAACTAGAAGAGCTGAAGAACATCAATGGTCTTCGTGGGCTACTAAAAATAAAAGGTCTACAAAATGTTTCAAGCTATGAAGAAGCCTGCAAAGCTGAGTTGAATAAGAAACTTCATCTTAATTCTCTGAATTTGGAATGGAGCTCCGCTAGTAGAAATAGCTCCCCTTGTGCTGATGCAAAGGTACTTGAAGGTCTGCAGCCTCACCAAGACATCAAGGTACTTCATATTAGAAGATATTGTGGCACCAAAGCTCCCAGCTGGCTAGAGCCGTTGCAACAACTGCGTTCCTTGCACCTTATCAATTGCAGGAGTTTATGCATTCTTCCTCCATTGGGAAATTTGGGATCACTCAGATATTTACACATGAAGGAGCTGTGTGCAATTGACCAGATTGGACAAGAGTTTTATGGCACAGGTGATGTGGCATTTCCATCTCTAAGTGTCCTTGAATTTGATGATTTCCCAAAGTTGCGTCAGTGGGCTGGCATAGAAGACAAGAACTCATTTCCATGCCTTGAAAGTTTAAGTCTGATTGATTGTCCAGAATTGATCCAAATTCCTTTGTTACCCCAAGCTACTCGTGAAGTTACCATCGAACGTACAAGGTTGATACCATATATGAGGCTTGCGCCCTTGTCTTCAAGTTCAGAAATGCTCCAGCTGGATGTTTGCGCAAGTTCTGTCGTCCTCGATAGACTACTCTACAGACATAATATAGAGTCCATTGCAGTGTTAAACATAAGTGGGGCTGAACAGCTTGTTGCTTCTGGACAACTGGGGTCTCTTGTTTCTCTGCAAAGGCTTGAGCTCTCTCAGTGTGGTCTTACTGACCAGGCTTTAAGAAGCTTTCTCCAGGATCTGCCTTGTTTGTCCTCTTTGGAGATTATAGACCTTCCTAACATAACATCGCTTCCTGTATCGGGAACAGTCAAGTTCTGCACAATGCTCACTGAGTTGTGCATTCGCAACTGCCAGTCGCTTTGTTCTCTATCCTCATTGCAGTATTTTGGTTCACTAAAATATCTGGTGGTCGAAAGATGCCCTGAAGTAACTGCAACATCTTTTCCGGTGAACCTTATGAGCCTTGCATATCTGAAGGTGCTGAGATTGTCATACTGCACAGAGCTTCAATCTTTACCAGCTCTGCCATCCTCACTGGAAACACTTCATATCTTTGGGTGCCACCCAGCGTTGTCTAGGCAGTCAAGAAACAGGAATGGGAATTATGTTGAGAAGCTTGCAGTTGCACCTAGCGTATTGATTCAGTGA